The Pirellulales bacterium genomic interval TAAAACATTATCAACTCATTGCAAACTACCTAAATTAACCGTCTTTGACTTTAGCTACCAGCGCTGGCGCGTTCACTATACTCGGCCCGACCGTTAGCCTTTGAATAATCGGCAAACTTTCACACAGACTTCGTAAGAAAAAGGCCGCCCTCGATGGGAAATGGAAAACAATAACGGATGCGGCAAGATGCGCTATCACGGCAACGCCGCCAGCGTGAAAAAATCCCACCGTTTATTTGCTTTGTCCCTCTGCTCAAAGGGTTTTCGAGTATTCCAAAGGTCTGGTCAGAAGCTGCTGGAAATGCCATTCCAAGGGATCTGCCATCCCGAAAACCACAGGCTTGGGCATTCGCCCCGTCCCCGTGCCCAGAGGGACTTCGTTGACAGTCCCTGCATACCAAGTACGATGGACCGTATGAGGTTGCCGAGTTGGCGTGGGGATTGCCGGCGTCTCTCGTTGGATAGTTGTGCAAGCAACTATCTTCTTTCCCGGCGGTAAAATCCGTACGACAGTTACGCGGATGGCGTAGCTGCGTGTGGAAGTGCATCTACAGATTTCAAGAGGTCGACACAACGATGAAGCGACTTAATACCAAGCTGCTTTCGATTTTAGCCATTGCAGGTTTGATTGTGATGGTGGGAGTGCACGTGGTGCATGGCATTCAGACAAAGCGGAATGCTGATTCACTGGTCAAACGCGCGGAAGAAACCAAACAGACAGATCCCCGCAATGCTCTGTGGCTTTATGAGCGCTATCGCTCCTACAAACCCGACGATCGAGAAAGGAACGCTGACTACGCAATGTTGTTGGCCGACGTGGTCCAAGCTACGGGCGATGAGCGGCGATACACCGACGCGGTCGAAGCGCTGCAACAAGCCATCGTCAATTCAGACGATCCGTTGGAATTGCGACGCAAGTTGATCGAGTTGAATATCACGTTTCATCAGTTTGCTACCGCCAAGGACGACCTGCTTCGGCTCAAAGCCAATGGAAAGGCAGATTCGCGAATTGATTTGCTATTGGCCCAATGCTACATCAGTTCCGCGCATTATTTAGATGCCGTGCAGCTGTTGGAAACGCTCGTCGGTTACGACAGCCAAACGAAGAGTTTCGATGCTTCCAAGGCCACAGCGCCCCACGAATTGCAGGCTTACGCTACTTTGGCGGCGTTGCTCCACGATAAAGTGACCGATACAGAAATGCCCGACCGCGCGGAATTGGCTAATCGCGTCATTAACCAGCTCGTCACAGCCAACCCGGATTCCGCGAAAGCGTTTTTGATTCAGGCGCAGACTCTGGCCGAATCCAAGTCAGTCGACAAGGTAAAGGCCGCAATTCACAAAGCCCTGGAGCTAGCGCCCGACGATGCGCAAGTTTTGTACCAAGCAACACAAATGGCGCTATTCTCCAACGATTTTGCCGAAGCAGAACCGTTGATTGCAAAAGCCCTCAAGCTTTATCCCAACGACGATCGTTTTTATGTCCTGTCGGCACAGACCGCGCAACTGCAGAAAAATCCAACGGAAACAAAACAACGCTTGGATGCGGGCTTAAAGGTGTTGCCTGCCAGCATTCCCTTGCTGGAAATGTATTTTGAACAGCAACTTCAAGAGAAAGATTATGACGGCGCGCGGCTTACTCTCAAAAAGCTCGCCGGCAGCAAACAAAGACCTGAACTGCAGGAATACAGCGCCGCCCGCATCACGATGGCGGAGGGCAACTATCGGGAAGCTGCACAGCAACTGGAACACTTGCGCACAAGCGCCGGAAAAATTCCGCAGTTGGCACGCGGAATCGACTTGCTTTTACTGCAATGTTACACCGGCCTGAATGAGCCCGATAAAGCGTTGAAGGCCGCCGGCAATTTACATGATACGCCACAAGGTGAATTGGGAATGGCCGCTTCGTACATGGCCATCGGGAAGACCGCGGAAGCCTTGAAGCACTACGAACACGTGGCCAGTTGGATGGAACAAGGGAACAACATGACGGGAATGCCCTTTGTCACGAAGGCCATTCTCGACTTGCGTATTGCAGAGCAAATGCGCAAACCCAAGGAAGATCGAGATTGGCAAGCCGTGGATGCCTTATTCGAAAAAATGCGCGCACAGAATTTACTGAAAGAACCTGCGGCATCGCTGACGCAAATCACTATTTTGGCGCGCAAGGATGAAAACGACAAAGCCCGCCAAATGATGCAAGACGTCCTTAAGCAGTATCCCGACGACATCTCCGTAGTTGCTGCGGCCGTCAGATTGGCGCTTCAGCAGCGTCAACCGGCCGAGGCGCAGCGAATTATCGAAGCGGCGCCCGAGAGCATTCGCCAAGATCCCCGCCTGATTGCCGATCGAATTGATGCACTGTTTGTCGCCGGTGGAACCAAAGACGAACTGAAATCGGGTTTGGCCTCCGTCGCCGCAGATATCGAAAAGCTCCCCAAAGACGCCCGCTTGCAACTGTACCCAAATTTGGGTGCGGCGTACATCCGCGTGGGAGAACTCCAAACCACCAAGCAATTGTGGGATCAGGCGGTGCAATTGGATCCACAAAATCCCCAATTCCAGTTGCTCCGGTTCGATTTGGCGCGTGATATGCACGACCTAGCCACCATGAAACAAATCCAGCAGTGGTTCGAAACGGAAGATGCCGGCGACCCCGCGCAAACCAAACTCATTGAAGCGGCGGTAATGATTTCGTCGGTTCTGCAAGAACTAAATGAGAAACCGGTCGCCGCTGGGCAAGCCGCGATTGTGCTGGACGATGCCCAGAAGCGCACCTTGCTCCAAGCGAGAGATTTGCTGCAAAACATCAATGATCTTCGTCCCGATTGGGTGGAGCAACCCAAATGGTTGGCTCAAATTGACATCCTGGAAAACAAAATTGACGAAGCCATTGAACATTTGCATCAGGTGTTGGAATTGGGGCAACCTAACAGCGAGATCATTCGACAATTGGTGAAATTGTTGTATTCTCAGCATCGGAATGACGAGGCGCTGGAATTGCTGGAAACATACGGCTCGCTGGTCGCCGGCGACGCGGAAATGGACCGCATCCAAGCCATGCTCGACCTCGATACCGGACGGCCTCAAGCCGCGCTGGATCGTATGCAATCTCGCTTCTCCAACGATTCCACGAATGCCGGCGAGCACCTGCTGCACGGCGAATTGTTGGCCCGCGCCGGCAAACAAGCAGAAGCCGAAGCTGAGTTTCGCCGGGCCATTGAACTCAGCCCCGGCCTGGCGGAAGCGTGGGTTGAATTGATCCGGCTCAAAGTAATCGAAAAGAAGCCGGAAGATGGCCTGCAGGTGTTGCAAGAGGCGCAAATCAAGTTGCCTGAGGATCAGCGTGCCTTAGTCTTGGCGCAGGGATATGAGTTTTTGAATGACTCCCTTCAAGCGGAACAATCGTATTTGTCGGCCTTGGCCACATCACCCAAAAGTTTACCGCTGTTGCAACAAGTAGCCGCCTTTTATCTGCGCATCAATCAAGTGGAGAAGGCCGAAAAATATCTCAATGAAATCATGAGCTCCACGCCCACCCAGCCCGCCGACAAGGAATGCTACGCCTGGGCGCGGCGGACTACGGCGCAATTAATGGCAGCGTCCAAAGACTATCAACAATTCGTGAAAGCGCTGGAATTGCTTTCACTACCAGGCGAAAAGCCCACCGCGGACGATTTGACCGCCCGAATTTCGCTGCTGTTTGATCGTGGCGATCCCGCCTCGTCGCGGCAAGCTCTGCGCTTGCTCGACGAATTGAAACAACTCCGTCCCTTGAATTGGCGCGAGCGACTCGTCTTGGCCAAGCTCTACGAGCAAATTGACAACTGGCCTGCAGCCCGCGAAGAAATGTTGTCGCTGTTAGCGCAGCCGAAGCCTGATCCAGAAGTTTATATCACGTTTGTCGAAATGCTGCTGCGGCGCGGAGCCGCCGACGAAGCCGTCACCTGGCTGCAATCCTTACAGACCCTGGGAATGCAAAACTCGCCGCAAGTCGCGATGTTGGCCGCCCGTGCTCTCTCCATGCAGGGACACGGTCCCGAGGCCGCAGCCGTGTTATTGCGGCTACTTCCCACGGAACGCCCCCTCCCCAAAGATCAGTGGCCATTATTGCGCTTGGTTGCTTCCGATCTGGTCCAAATTGGCCAGTACGATCAGGCGGAAAAATTGTTCCGCGAGGATGTGAGTTACGAACCCGAGCAACTTCCTACGCTGGTAATTTTTTATGCACAACGGGGCAAGGTTGACACGGTGCTCAATTTGTGCGAGCAAAATCGTAAGTATTTTCCGGCTCCGCTAATGATCCAAATCGGCTTGGGGACGCTGCGTCAAAACGTCACTCCTCCGACGCCGGAACAAATTCAGCGCGTGGAGCAATGGTTGGATCGAGCACTCAAAGAAGATCCAGATTCCTGGCAGTTACAAATGGAGTTATCTGATTTTCGCGACTTCCAACGCCGTTACGACGATGCCGAAAAACTGTATCGCGCCATTCTGGCCCGATCAGATGTGCCGGCTACCCAACGTTCCGTGATCCTTAATAATTTGGCTTTCCTGCTGGCCATGCAAGGAAGAAATCGAGATGAAGCGGTCAAACTCATCGACGAAGCCATTCACACCTTTGGGCCGCAATCCGATATGCTCGACACGCGGGGGGTGGTCTACCTGAGTAAGGGTGATGTCGCGCAGGCGCTGTCCGATCTTTCCGATTGTGTCATCGCCACCGAGCCCAAACCCATCCAATTCGTGCACCTGGCTATGGCTCAAACCGCATCCAAGGATGAAGTTGCCGCCAGGGCGTCCTTACAACGTGCTAAAGAGTTGAAGTTCAACCCGGACGATCTATCGCCTTTGGAAAAATCGCAATACGAATCAATGCTGAAGAAGTTGGACTTTACCCTGTAGCCGCTGGGACAATTAAAAAGGAAAAGCCCAGGATCGGTGTCAGGCAAACCGAGGGTCAGGAGTGTTAAACTTTAACGGTTGAGGACCCAATCGCGGCAAGAACCTGGTACGTTTCGAATGAAGCCGCGACGCGGAAAAACACATCTGGCCGAATCGCATCCCGTCCTCTAGACTGCTATTTGAACTACACTACCCGTAACAAGGAGCATCGCGGTGTCAAAACCCACTGAATTGGAAAAAGATGGAGTTCGTCCCGGAACGGAAGCTGCCGAGGGGCAAGTTCCGCCGCAACGGCAGCGAATCGAAGTCAAAGATGCCAGCGCCATCTCGTGCTATGCCAATTTCTGCCGCGTCACCGGCACTCCTGAAGAATTGATTATCGACTTTGGTTTGAATCCGCAACCGATCGGTGTCCCCAATGAGCCCGTGGTAATTACTCAGCGGATTGTCACCAACTATTTCACCGCCAAACGAATGCTGCACGCCTTGCAATTGACCGTCCAGCGGCATGAAGAAGCCTTTGGCGTGCTGGAAACCGACATTCAAAAGCGTCTGGTCGGACGACGAACTTGATCCTCGCCAGTCTGTGAGGCGCCGCAGCGGTCAAACTCCCATTTCAATGGCTCATCTGCAGCATGCGCGCGCGAGCCATGGCGTCTTCAGCTTCGGGAATTTTTCCCGCCCGCTGAAAAGTCACGCTCAGGGCCGTGAAGCTGAACGGATCGTTCGGCTCCAATTCGCATGCTCGAATGGCGTGACCAATGGCTTCTTCATGCCGTTTTTGCCGTGTATAGATCACCGCCAACGCCGAGTGGGCCAACGTGTAATTGGGGTCCGCGGCAAGCAATTGTTGCAGCTTCGCTACCGCTTCGTCCAGCTTGCCGGCATCTTTAAGTTTGTCGGCCTCGTCGTAGAGCAAATGGCTTTCGGGCATAATACTGGTCCTAAATATGCGTGGTTAGTGTGAATCGGTTGCTCATAAGGCCTGGAAACGGCTAACGATGAGACAACTTTTGCCGGCCCAATCGGGTTGGCCCAATCGGAACAATTTAACATTTGGCATCTCTTGGGGCCAACCGCCAGCAGGAAATGGTTCCTCAATAAGTTGTCTCAGCGACATCCGGTTGAACCGATCTCTACCTTACAGCCGATACATACCGTCGGGCAAGCAGCGGGGCGAAAGCCCCAACCGCCCCTTTAGATTTCAGTAGAAATGAAGGGCCTGCACGCCATTGCGACACGACCCTGCCGAGCCGGTCACAACTCATTCGACCCACCACGCAGAACATCCTGAGGATTCCCGCCGGTGAATATCCACCCTTTGGCGGTTGTTAGTCCGCAAGCTCAAATTGGCCGCGATGTGCGAATTGGACCATTCGCCATTGTCGAGGACGACGTCGTCGTCGGCGAAGGCTGCCATCTGGCCGGCCACGTTGTGGTTAAAAGCGGTTCGCGCTTAGGACCACACAATACCGTTTGCGAAAGTGCGGTCATCGGTGGTTTGCCCCAGCACGTGCGTTGTCCAGAACAAACCGGCCTGGTTCTCATCGGAGAGGGCAACACGATCCGTGAATTTGTCACGGTGCATCGGGCGCTAAAGCCGGAGGCTGCCACGATTCTCGGTGATGGCAACTACCTGATGGCAGGCGCTCACGTCGCACACGATTGTCGCCTGGGAAATCATGTGATCATGGCCAACAATTGTCTCTTGGCAGGGCACGTAACGGTGGATGATCGTTCGTTTGTCTCCGGAGCGGTGGCCGTGCATCAGTTTTGCCGCATCGGCCGCATGGCGATGATTGGCGGACATGCCCGCGTGGTGCGCGATGTTCCGCCGTTTGTGACCGTCGACGGTTTAACCGGAGACGTTGTTGGATTGAACTTAGTCGGACTAAAGCGAAACGGCTTCACCTCAGAGCAAATTATCGTATTGAAAGCCGCCTACCGGCTGATTTTCCGCAGTGGTTTGCCCTGGCGCGAAATGCTGCAACGTCTTACGGCAGAGTTCGCCGACAGTGCAGCGGCGCCGATGGTGGAGTTTTTCCACGGTGGCACACGCGGCTTTTCGCAGGAGCGCCGGCCGCCACGCAGCGTCACGCTCAAGCTCCGGCAAGATGTTGACGAACTCGAACCGCCCGTTGTGCCATTGGTATCCGCTGCCCAGCCCACTTTTCCTGCGGAGATCGATCTTCAGGCCAAGGCGGGATAAATCAGCCCGCATTCTAAACCTGGGCTGCTCCGCCCTGTCTCTCGGTTTACTTTCCTCGGCGCGATTATTCTTTGCTCAGCGGCAATGCCACCACTTTGGCTGCGCCGCACGGCGACTGGAAAACTGCGCCTGCCGCGGCACTTTCGCGATGAATCAGTGCCAACGCCAAGGGAGCGTTCAACCGCGGCGACCAGCAGGCTGAGCTCACGCGACCCACCGTTTTGCCCTCAGTACCGACGCCACCTCCGCCATTTCCTGGGCCCCTGTGCAGCGGCGTTTCCGGCGGCGGAACGGCTTCTCCAGAAAACACCACGCCGCGCAATAAACGGTTCACGTGTCCCAACGCATCGATGCGAGCCACGGTTTCTTGCCCCAAATAACAGCCTTTGGTGAAACTTATGGTAGACCGATTGCGATCGATTTCCTGCGGCAAGTTTTCTTCGCTTACATCCTGGCCAAACAGCGGCGTACCGTTTTCGATGCGCGCTGCTTGGAAGGCCTCTTCGCCGCATGGCAATGCCCCGGCAGCTTTCAGCGTCGATCGCACGTCCTCTAGGAATTCTCGGGGGCACGCCAATAAGTAACTGTCAGGACCGGCCAAATTCGTCTTTCGCAGCCACACACTGCTGCCGGCCAGTTGGCAAGCCGCGTGAGAGAACTGCTCCGACAGCGACGGCAATCCTTCCTTCATCAACAATTCGTCGGCTTGCCGCCCAGACAACATCAATTCCGCCCAGGTCTGCGAGCGATCGGCCAATTGCACGTCTTCACGAATTAAATAGCGATTAAAGTGCGCAAGCAGTTTTTCCGACTGACCGGGAACGCTCTCCAACACGATGGATTCCGGACAAACAAACAAGAACACATGACCGGCGACATGCCCTTTTACGTTCAGCACGAACGCCTCGCAGCCTTTTCCAACCGGCATGTCCCGCACTGCATTTGTGCACAGGTTGTGCAGAAACGTCGCCCGATCGGAACCGCTGAATTCGATTTGCGTTCGATTGCTGAATTCGACCATTCCCACGCCCTGTGTGATTGCCGAATACTGCCGTTCAAACGCGGGTGAGGTTTTGTGCATTCGGATAATCGTCTAGTGCTCAGACGCCGCCATGTACGGCTCTTCACCTTCTACCGTGGGCCATACATGCTGCGCGTCGGGCAACAAAATGCAAGAATCGTAATGCGTGGCTAAGCGGACGATTTCTGCAGCATCGTTCACATGGGCAAATCCTAGCGGCGATACAACTTCCTCCGTCAAATCGCTGAGAAGATAAACCGTGACGTGCTCGAGCGACTCGGCCAGGAGGCGGGCCAGCGAAGCATCGGCCGAGCGTTGCTTCCTCAGTCGCATTTGTGTTGCGGCAGTGTCAGTAGAATGGGCCAACAGTTTGAGGGCTGGACCGAGAGGTTCGTCCAATTCCGTACACAGCACGATGGCGCCCCCGTCGATGGCAACCCGCAGCGCCGCTTCTAAAGCGCGGCCAACATTCATCCACGTTTGTTGAACGCTTCCACCTCCCACGCCCGCCACAACCAAGCTCGCTCGCCGTGGCACTTTTCGCTCCCAGGCCGATTGGCAAACGGCACGTCCTTGTCGGAACACCGCTTCCGGAATGCCTGCGAATACGCGCAAAGTTTTGTCCCCTGCCGCCGGCACAACTTGGGCCGTAATCTGTACGCCTAGCAACCACGCCACCTGGTCGACTTGTCGATGGCGATGTGCAATTTGGCCCGCGGTAAGTGGCACACCGTTCGGTGCAAAGTGATCGAGCGTCGCCAGATCGCTAAATGTCGGATAAATCGTATCGTTCCATATCCCCGTACTGCCATTGCGGTGAGCCGGATCGTCCAGCCGCAGGCAACCCACGGGAATCACCAAATCGGCGTCGCACAACAAACGGTTCAAATAAATCGGCAAGCCCTGGGAGTCGGCGGCCAAATAGCTCAAGCCGTTGCGATGCGCCGGATCGTGCGTCGCCAGTTGTACGGCATCCCGTAATTCCGGAGGCAGGCGTTTGCGAGGATCTAAGTTACGCTTCAATCCATCCGCGGACGGATACAATGCGGTTGAGCCCGACGCTTGCAAAACCGTCACATCCTCGGCAGCGGCGCCGCCACAAAGCAACTCAGTCACAATTGCCGAGACGACATCTGCCGCTTGCGGAACGGCTGGCCCCAGGGCAATGACGACATGGTCTCCGGGAACCGTCGCTTGACGAAGCGGAGGAAAATCTAACGGGGTTTGGGTTGCTTGTGCGGCAGCGCTCACGGTGTCCGAATCGTCCATGCCAGGCGGCGCCGCGCAGTCGGTCACTAATGCCTCGGGGGACAAATCTAGGCGTAAGCTGGCATCTACGCCGTATTTTAAGATCGAGATCATGCTAGCAGAACGATTCCAAGGCGCTTTTCACAGTGTTTTTTGGTCGAAGAAGCCGGTTTAACGCCCCTACGATATTCCACGATCGGCCCAGCGCATCATAGCGCGACCAATTACTGCCGGTCAAGCAGCCCAATGGACTCTCTGGAACCGAATATCTACGACCAATTCGAGCTTTACCCAAGCGGCGCTCTTGCCGATAATCCGGCCGGACACACCGTTTCTGAACTCTATACGACAGGCCATTTTGACATGAAGTCAGCCATCGAAATGTCATGGATCGAAAACCGTTCGGGCACGTACGCTATCGCCTACC includes:
- a CDS encoding tetratricopeptide repeat protein codes for the protein MKRLNTKLLSILAIAGLIVMVGVHVVHGIQTKRNADSLVKRAEETKQTDPRNALWLYERYRSYKPDDRERNADYAMLLADVVQATGDERRYTDAVEALQQAIVNSDDPLELRRKLIELNITFHQFATAKDDLLRLKANGKADSRIDLLLAQCYISSAHYLDAVQLLETLVGYDSQTKSFDASKATAPHELQAYATLAALLHDKVTDTEMPDRAELANRVINQLVTANPDSAKAFLIQAQTLAESKSVDKVKAAIHKALELAPDDAQVLYQATQMALFSNDFAEAEPLIAKALKLYPNDDRFYVLSAQTAQLQKNPTETKQRLDAGLKVLPASIPLLEMYFEQQLQEKDYDGARLTLKKLAGSKQRPELQEYSAARITMAEGNYREAAQQLEHLRTSAGKIPQLARGIDLLLLQCYTGLNEPDKALKAAGNLHDTPQGELGMAASYMAIGKTAEALKHYEHVASWMEQGNNMTGMPFVTKAILDLRIAEQMRKPKEDRDWQAVDALFEKMRAQNLLKEPAASLTQITILARKDENDKARQMMQDVLKQYPDDISVVAAAVRLALQQRQPAEAQRIIEAAPESIRQDPRLIADRIDALFVAGGTKDELKSGLASVAADIEKLPKDARLQLYPNLGAAYIRVGELQTTKQLWDQAVQLDPQNPQFQLLRFDLARDMHDLATMKQIQQWFETEDAGDPAQTKLIEAAVMISSVLQELNEKPVAAGQAAIVLDDAQKRTLLQARDLLQNINDLRPDWVEQPKWLAQIDILENKIDEAIEHLHQVLELGQPNSEIIRQLVKLLYSQHRNDEALELLETYGSLVAGDAEMDRIQAMLDLDTGRPQAALDRMQSRFSNDSTNAGEHLLHGELLARAGKQAEAEAEFRRAIELSPGLAEAWVELIRLKVIEKKPEDGLQVLQEAQIKLPEDQRALVLAQGYEFLNDSLQAEQSYLSALATSPKSLPLLQQVAAFYLRINQVEKAEKYLNEIMSSTPTQPADKECYAWARRTTAQLMAASKDYQQFVKALELLSLPGEKPTADDLTARISLLFDRGDPASSRQALRLLDELKQLRPLNWRERLVLAKLYEQIDNWPAAREEMLSLLAQPKPDPEVYITFVEMLLRRGAADEAVTWLQSLQTLGMQNSPQVAMLAARALSMQGHGPEAAAVLLRLLPTERPLPKDQWPLLRLVASDLVQIGQYDQAEKLFREDVSYEPEQLPTLVIFYAQRGKVDTVLNLCEQNRKYFPAPLMIQIGLGTLRQNVTPPTPEQIQRVEQWLDRALKEDPDSWQLQMELSDFRDFQRRYDDAEKLYRAILARSDVPATQRSVILNNLAFLLAMQGRNRDEAVKLIDEAIHTFGPQSDMLDTRGVVYLSKGDVAQALSDLSDCVIATEPKPIQFVHLAMAQTASKDEVAARASLQRAKELKFNPDDLSPLEKSQYESMLKKLDFTL
- a CDS encoding DUF3467 domain-containing protein — translated: MSKPTELEKDGVRPGTEAAEGQVPPQRQRIEVKDASAISCYANFCRVTGTPEELIIDFGLNPQPIGVPNEPVVITQRIVTNYFTAKRMLHALQLTVQRHEEAFGVLETDIQKRLVGRRT
- a CDS encoding tetratricopeptide repeat protein, yielding MPESHLLYDEADKLKDAGKLDEAVAKLQQLLAADPNYTLAHSALAVIYTRQKRHEEAIGHAIRACELEPNDPFSFTALSVTFQRAGKIPEAEDAMARARMLQMSH
- the lpxA gene encoding acyl-ACP--UDP-N-acetylglucosamine O-acyltransferase gives rise to the protein MNIHPLAVVSPQAQIGRDVRIGPFAIVEDDVVVGEGCHLAGHVVVKSGSRLGPHNTVCESAVIGGLPQHVRCPEQTGLVLIGEGNTIREFVTVHRALKPEAATILGDGNYLMAGAHVAHDCRLGNHVIMANNCLLAGHVTVDDRSFVSGAVAVHQFCRIGRMAMIGGHARVVRDVPPFVTVDGLTGDVVGLNLVGLKRNGFTSEQIIVLKAAYRLIFRSGLPWREMLQRLTAEFADSAAAPMVEFFHGGTRGFSQERRPPRSVTLKLRQDVDELEPPVVPLVSAAQPTFPAEIDLQAKAG
- a CDS encoding glycine cleavage T C-terminal barrel domain-containing protein, giving the protein MHKTSPAFERQYSAITQGVGMVEFSNRTQIEFSGSDRATFLHNLCTNAVRDMPVGKGCEAFVLNVKGHVAGHVFLFVCPESIVLESVPGQSEKLLAHFNRYLIREDVQLADRSQTWAELMLSGRQADELLMKEGLPSLSEQFSHAACQLAGSSVWLRKTNLAGPDSYLLACPREFLEDVRSTLKAAGALPCGEEAFQAARIENGTPLFGQDVSEENLPQEIDRNRSTISFTKGCYLGQETVARIDALGHVNRLLRGVVFSGEAVPPPETPLHRGPGNGGGGVGTEGKTVGRVSSACWSPRLNAPLALALIHRESAAAGAVFQSPCGAAKVVALPLSKE
- a CDS encoding lactate racemase domain-containing protein yields the protein MISILKYGVDASLRLDLSPEALVTDCAAPPGMDDSDTVSAAAQATQTPLDFPPLRQATVPGDHVVIALGPAVPQAADVVSAIVTELLCGGAAAEDVTVLQASGSTALYPSADGLKRNLDPRKRLPPELRDAVQLATHDPAHRNGLSYLAADSQGLPIYLNRLLCDADLVIPVGCLRLDDPAHRNGSTGIWNDTIYPTFSDLATLDHFAPNGVPLTAGQIAHRHRQVDQVAWLLGVQITAQVVPAAGDKTLRVFAGIPEAVFRQGRAVCQSAWERKVPRRASLVVAGVGGGSVQQTWMNVGRALEAALRVAIDGGAIVLCTELDEPLGPALKLLAHSTDTAATQMRLRKQRSADASLARLLAESLEHVTVYLLSDLTEEVVSPLGFAHVNDAAEIVRLATHYDSCILLPDAQHVWPTVEGEEPYMAASEH